In the genome of Acidimicrobiia bacterium, the window GGTCGGGCTCCCTAGCTGAGGCGGGCTGCCGCGGCGGCTCCTCTCCTTGCTTCATCCATATGGTGCGCTGGGGGAAGGGGATCTCGATTCCTTCGCGGTCGAAGGCGAACTTGAGGCGCTTGCGAACCTCGCGGGCGGTGGCGAACTGCTCGCCGGGTTCCACCTTGAGCACGACTCGTATGACGATGGCCGACTCGCCGAAGGACTCGACTCCGAGGATCTCGGGTTCCTCCAGCACCGTGGCCTGCTCCAGGCGGTCCTGCCATACGCCGTTGACGACTTCCCGAATCACGTCCACCGCCTTGGCCAGGTCGGTGTCGTAGGCGACTTCGACGTCCAGCACGGTGCGGGCCCACTGCTGGCTCTTGTTGCCGATGCGCCGGATTTCCCCGTTGGGCACGAACCAAACGGTCCCGTTCACGTCGCGTAGCCGGGTGGTGCGGAGGTTGACCTCCTCGACCACGCCAACGGCGTCGCCGACGTCGATGATGTCGCCCACCCCGTACTGGTCCTCGACGAGCATGAAGATGCCGTTGAGGAAGTCCTTCACCAGGGATTGCGCCCCGAAGCCCAACGCAATGCCCACGATGCCCGCTCCGGCCACGAGTGGGCCGAGGCTGACACCGAACTCGGCGAGGACGATTATCCCGGCGAGCGTGTAGATCGTCAGCGACGCCACGCTGCGCAGCACCGCGCCGAGGGCGAGCGCGCGCTGCTTTCCCCGCTCCTCCTGCGCCCTCAGCATCTGGGTCTTCTCCACCGCCCGCGCCCGCAGAGTGGCGAAGCGACCGTCCTCGATCTCGACGTCCTGTCGGGCGCGAGTGCGTTCCTCGCGTTGGACGATCAGGCGCTCCACCATCCGCCGGATCCCGCGCCGGATCAGCCGATTGGCGACCAGCGCCACGATCAGGATCAGGAGCAGCTTTGCCGGCTTGGCCAGGAGCCAATCGGCGAACCGAGCCGCCGAGTCGTTGCCGGTCAGGTCATAGATCCACTCGCACAGCAGTCCGGGCGGATCCCCGCACACGGCGGGTTCGGGCGTCTGAAGGAAGTTCTGCAATCCGGGGAGCATTCATCGCCTTTGCCGTGGGCTAGTCAGTGGAAACTACCCGGTCGAGCGTTGGTGTTGCTCGCGCGGCGTCGCACGACTGCGCCCGTCGCGGCGATTGGCGAATCGAAAGACGGCGTCCTCCTCCGTCGTCTTCGACGGGGGAGGTGGCTGCCGGGCGAGAAGCCCGGCAGACGGAGGGGGCAGCTGACCCTTCGAGCACCCCCGCGACCAAGGCTCCGGAAAACGGCTGCCGGGCCGCCCGGCAGCCGTAACCAGCCCGCACCGACACCTCGTGCCCGGAAGCAGTAGACCTTTCTGCGGATGGCGGATGGCGGATGGCGGATGGCTTGCTCACCTCACCAGAAACGCCGGCAGGTCGTCGCCTTCCTCCAGGGTGAACACGCTCTCTCCGGTGTAGTGGGCCATTCCGCCCACCTCGACGATCACCGCAGAGGTGTCGCCGACCTTCGTC includes:
- a CDS encoding mechanosensitive ion channel family protein; translated protein: MLPGLQNFLQTPEPAVCGDPPGLLCEWIYDLTGNDSAARFADWLLAKPAKLLLILIVALVANRLIRRGIRRMVERLIVQREERTRARQDVEIEDGRFATLRARAVEKTQMLRAQEERGKQRALALGAVLRSVASLTIYTLAGIIVLAEFGVSLGPLVAGAGIVGIALGFGAQSLVKDFLNGIFMLVEDQYGVGDIIDVGDAVGVVEEVNLRTTRLRDVNGTVWFVPNGEIRRIGNKSQQWARTVLDVEVAYDTDLAKAVDVIREVVNGVWQDRLEQATVLEEPEILGVESFGESAIVIRVVLKVEPGEQFATAREVRKRLKFAFDREGIEIPFPQRTIWMKQGEEPPRQPASAREPDLESSGDAAEE